A section of the Thunnus albacares chromosome 6, fThuAlb1.1, whole genome shotgun sequence genome encodes:
- the mcamb gene encoding melanoma cell adhesion molecule b isoform X1 — MAVRDIGALLVGLLVLFHTWGAWALVEVNMEDRVEVFRGETAQITCMFTSDDGIGGVFIQWFYVTGGERQRIYYQDSTMKVVDRGTRFTDRISVNGTGATGGVVLTIMDVQLKDELEFICLVKGLTDGVAEGRTKLKVFVIPDHPIIEGVQEGISIDQGSPSKIATCKVKNGYPKPNITWYRNNMPLQSNHDGVMVVLRSTVESSGLFSVESELSITVKKEDKDAKFYCEATYFVPAETRMTESNFTTITVYYPSTEVNMWVESPKGKIKEGDSIELHCYGNGNKPSSAFSIRHKENEMQMDSNMLVLNNVTRLHSGEYTCVCLDTDTYEEISKAMNLSVNYLDAAVVRPKDSAELAQGAELTATCNALSSLETQTTWFKDGQQVSKGHTLTLKDATFNAAGTYMCVVTVPEIDGMETSGTLHVYVQSPPEIIRPDNTEIEESLENTVDLSCHVRGFPTPSVTWTTSDGKVLKTVSQQEIKEGVLISMVNFKVTSDITAFCNASNEYGSDSVAFNIKATTHTTTPATTTTTTTTTTTSSTTTTISSTTVKGETAMPPKKIKKESSGVIIAVIIICILLLAVLGSVLYFLYKKGKICGRSGKQDLTKEKSNKDNIVVEMKSDNTEEAVLLGVNGEKQP; from the exons CATGGGCTCTTGTGGAGGTGAACATGGAGGACAGAGTAGAGGTTTTCAGGGGAGAAACAGCTCAGATCACCTGCATGTTCACATCGGATGACGGCATCGGCGGAGTTTTCATACAGTGGTTCTAT GTGACAGGTGGTGAGAGGCAGAGGATCTACTATCAGGACAGCACCATGAAGGTCGTAGACCGAGGCACACGATTCACAGATCGGATCAGTGTGAATGGGACCGGAGCCACAGGAGGGGTGGTTTTGACTATCATGGATGTGCAGCTGAAAGATGAACTGGAATTCATCTGTCTCGTCAAAGGTCTAACAGATGGAGTTGCGGAGGGACGGACAAAGCTGAAGGTGTTTG TAATACCCGACCATCCCATCATTGAGGGTGTTCAAGAAGGGATTTCAATCGACCAAGGCAGCCCATCCAAG ATTGCGACCTGCAAGGTCAAAAATGGCTACCCCAAGCCAAACATCACTTGGTACAGAAACAACATGCCACTACAAAGTAATCATGATG GGGTAATGGTGGTGCTAAGAAGCACTGTTGAATCCAGCGGTTTGTTCTCAGTGGAGAGTGAACTGAGCATCACAGTGAAGAAGGAGGACAAAGATGCTAAGTTCTACTGCGAGGCCACCTACTTTGTTCCCGCAGAAACCAGGATGACTGAGTCTAACTTTACTACTATCACTGTATACT acCCCTCCACTGAAGTCAATATGTGGGTGGAGTCACCAAAGGGCAAAATCAAGGAGGGGGACTCAATCGAGCTTCACTGCTATGGCAACGGGAATAAGCCATCCTCAGCCTTTTCTATCAGGCACAAAGAA AATGAGATGCAAATGGACTCCAATATGTTGGTGCTGAATAATGTGACTCGTCTACACAGTGGAGAGTACACGTGTGTCTGTCTGGACACAGACACCTATGAAGAGATCTCCAAGGCTATGAATTTGTCTGTTAACT aTCTTGATGCTGCTGTGGTGCGTCCTAAAGATTCTGCTGAGCTGGCCCAAGGAGCGGAACTGACGGCCACCTGCAATGCCCTCTCTTCTCTCGAGACACAAACAACCTGGTTTAag GATGGACAGCAGGTTTCAAAAGGACACACCTTGACCCTGAAGGATGCAACGTTCAATGCTGCAGGGACGTATATGTGTGTGGTGACTGTCCCTGAGATCGATGGAATGGAAACCAGCGGGACGCTTCATGTTTATGTCCAGA gtcCCCCAGAGATCATAAGGCCGGACAACACGGAGATAGAGGAGAGTTTGGAGAATACAGTCGACCTGAGCTGCCATGTCAGAGGCTTCCCTACTCCAAGTGTTACCTGGACCACCTCTGATGGAAAG GTCCTCAAGACGGTGTCCCAACAAGAGATCAAAGAGGGCGTCCTCATCAGTATGGTCAATTTCAAGGTGACCTCTGACATCACCGCCTTCTGCAATGCCTCCAACGAGTACGGCTCTGACTCGGTGGCCTTCAACATCAAAGCCA CTACACACACCACCACAccagccaccaccaccaccaccactaccaccaccactactaGTAGCACTACCACTACCATTTCCTCTACCACAG TCAAAGGAGAAACAGCTATGCCACCAAAGAAAATCAAGAAAG AGAGCAGTGGTGTTATCATTGCAGTCATCATTATCTGCATCCTGCTGCTGGCCGTCTTGGGGAGCGTGCTCTACTTCCTCTACAAAAAGGGCAAGATCTGTGGCCGATCCGGCAAGCAAGACCT CACCAAAGAGAAATCCAACAAAGATAACATTGTGGTAGAAATGAAGAGCGACAACACGGAGGAAGCTGTGCTCCTCGGGGTCAATGGAGAAAAACAACCTTAG
- the mcamb gene encoding melanoma cell adhesion molecule b isoform X2 produces MAVRDIGALLVGLLVLFHTWGAWALVEVNMEDRVEVFRGETAQITCMFTSDDGIGGVFIQWFYVTGGERQRIYYQDSTMKVVDRGTRFTDRISVNGTGATGGVVLTIMDVQLKDELEFICLVKGLTDGVAEGRTKLKVFVIPDHPIIEGVQEGISIDQGSPSKIATCKVKNGYPKPNITWYRNNMPLQSNHDGVMVVLRSTVESSGLFSVESELSITVKKEDKDAKFYCEATYFVPAETRMTESNFTTITVYYPSTEVNMWVESPKGKIKEGDSIELHCYGNGNKPSSAFSIRHKEVEMQMDSNMLVLNNVTRLHSGEYTCVCLDTDTYEEISKAMNLSVNYLDAAVVRPKDSAELAQGAELTATCNALSSLETQTTWFKDGQQVSKGHTLTLKDATFNAAGTYMCVVTVPEIDGMETSGTLHVYVQSPPEIIRPDNTEIEESLENTVDLSCHVRGFPTPSVTWTTSDGKVLKTVSQQEIKEGVLISMVNFKVTSDITAFCNASNEYGSDSVAFNIKATTHTTTPATTTTTTTTTTTSSTTTTISSTTVKGETAMPPKKIKKESSGVIIAVIIICILLLAVLGSVLYFLYKKGKICGRSGKQDLTKEKSNKDNIVVEMKSDNTEEAVLLGVNGEKQP; encoded by the exons CATGGGCTCTTGTGGAGGTGAACATGGAGGACAGAGTAGAGGTTTTCAGGGGAGAAACAGCTCAGATCACCTGCATGTTCACATCGGATGACGGCATCGGCGGAGTTTTCATACAGTGGTTCTAT GTGACAGGTGGTGAGAGGCAGAGGATCTACTATCAGGACAGCACCATGAAGGTCGTAGACCGAGGCACACGATTCACAGATCGGATCAGTGTGAATGGGACCGGAGCCACAGGAGGGGTGGTTTTGACTATCATGGATGTGCAGCTGAAAGATGAACTGGAATTCATCTGTCTCGTCAAAGGTCTAACAGATGGAGTTGCGGAGGGACGGACAAAGCTGAAGGTGTTTG TAATACCCGACCATCCCATCATTGAGGGTGTTCAAGAAGGGATTTCAATCGACCAAGGCAGCCCATCCAAG ATTGCGACCTGCAAGGTCAAAAATGGCTACCCCAAGCCAAACATCACTTGGTACAGAAACAACATGCCACTACAAAGTAATCATGATG GGGTAATGGTGGTGCTAAGAAGCACTGTTGAATCCAGCGGTTTGTTCTCAGTGGAGAGTGAACTGAGCATCACAGTGAAGAAGGAGGACAAAGATGCTAAGTTCTACTGCGAGGCCACCTACTTTGTTCCCGCAGAAACCAGGATGACTGAGTCTAACTTTACTACTATCACTGTATACT acCCCTCCACTGAAGTCAATATGTGGGTGGAGTCACCAAAGGGCAAAATCAAGGAGGGGGACTCAATCGAGCTTCACTGCTATGGCAACGGGAATAAGCCATCCTCAGCCTTTTCTATCAGGCACAAAGAAGT TGAGATGCAAATGGACTCCAATATGTTGGTGCTGAATAATGTGACTCGTCTACACAGTGGAGAGTACACGTGTGTCTGTCTGGACACAGACACCTATGAAGAGATCTCCAAGGCTATGAATTTGTCTGTTAACT aTCTTGATGCTGCTGTGGTGCGTCCTAAAGATTCTGCTGAGCTGGCCCAAGGAGCGGAACTGACGGCCACCTGCAATGCCCTCTCTTCTCTCGAGACACAAACAACCTGGTTTAag GATGGACAGCAGGTTTCAAAAGGACACACCTTGACCCTGAAGGATGCAACGTTCAATGCTGCAGGGACGTATATGTGTGTGGTGACTGTCCCTGAGATCGATGGAATGGAAACCAGCGGGACGCTTCATGTTTATGTCCAGA gtcCCCCAGAGATCATAAGGCCGGACAACACGGAGATAGAGGAGAGTTTGGAGAATACAGTCGACCTGAGCTGCCATGTCAGAGGCTTCCCTACTCCAAGTGTTACCTGGACCACCTCTGATGGAAAG GTCCTCAAGACGGTGTCCCAACAAGAGATCAAAGAGGGCGTCCTCATCAGTATGGTCAATTTCAAGGTGACCTCTGACATCACCGCCTTCTGCAATGCCTCCAACGAGTACGGCTCTGACTCGGTGGCCTTCAACATCAAAGCCA CTACACACACCACCACAccagccaccaccaccaccaccactaccaccaccactactaGTAGCACTACCACTACCATTTCCTCTACCACAG TCAAAGGAGAAACAGCTATGCCACCAAAGAAAATCAAGAAAG AGAGCAGTGGTGTTATCATTGCAGTCATCATTATCTGCATCCTGCTGCTGGCCGTCTTGGGGAGCGTGCTCTACTTCCTCTACAAAAAGGGCAAGATCTGTGGCCGATCCGGCAAGCAAGACCT CACCAAAGAGAAATCCAACAAAGATAACATTGTGGTAGAAATGAAGAGCGACAACACGGAGGAAGCTGTGCTCCTCGGGGTCAATGGAGAAAAACAACCTTAG
- the mcamb gene encoding melanoma cell adhesion molecule b isoform X3: MAVRDIGALLVGLLVLFHTWGAWALVEVNMEDRVEVFRGETAQITCMFTSDDGIGGVFIQWFYVTGGERQRIYYQDSTMKVVDRGTRFTDRISVNGTGATGGVVLTIMDVQLKDELEFICLVKGLTDGVAEGRTKLKVFVIPDHPIIEGVQEGISIDQGSPSKIATCKVKNGYPKPNITWYRNNMPLQSNHDGVMVVLRSTVESSGLFSVESELSITVKKEDKDAKFYCEATYFVPAETRMTESNFTTITVYYPSTEVNMWVESPKGKIKEGDSIELHCYGNGNKPSSAFSIRHKEVEMQMDSNMLVLNNVTRLHSGEYTCVCLDTDTYEEISKAMNLSVNYLDAAVVRPKDSAELAQGAELTATCNALSSLETQTTWFKDGQQVSKGHTLTLKDATFNAAGTYMCVVTVPEIDGMETSGTLHVYVQSPPEIIRPDNTEIEESLENTVDLSCHVRGFPTPSVTWTTSDGKVLKTVSQQEIKEGVLISMVNFKVTSDITAFCNASNEYGSDSVAFNIKAIKGETAMPPKKIKKESSGVIIAVIIICILLLAVLGSVLYFLYKKGKICGRSGKQDLTKEKSNKDNIVVEMKSDNTEEAVLLGVNGEKQP, encoded by the exons CATGGGCTCTTGTGGAGGTGAACATGGAGGACAGAGTAGAGGTTTTCAGGGGAGAAACAGCTCAGATCACCTGCATGTTCACATCGGATGACGGCATCGGCGGAGTTTTCATACAGTGGTTCTAT GTGACAGGTGGTGAGAGGCAGAGGATCTACTATCAGGACAGCACCATGAAGGTCGTAGACCGAGGCACACGATTCACAGATCGGATCAGTGTGAATGGGACCGGAGCCACAGGAGGGGTGGTTTTGACTATCATGGATGTGCAGCTGAAAGATGAACTGGAATTCATCTGTCTCGTCAAAGGTCTAACAGATGGAGTTGCGGAGGGACGGACAAAGCTGAAGGTGTTTG TAATACCCGACCATCCCATCATTGAGGGTGTTCAAGAAGGGATTTCAATCGACCAAGGCAGCCCATCCAAG ATTGCGACCTGCAAGGTCAAAAATGGCTACCCCAAGCCAAACATCACTTGGTACAGAAACAACATGCCACTACAAAGTAATCATGATG GGGTAATGGTGGTGCTAAGAAGCACTGTTGAATCCAGCGGTTTGTTCTCAGTGGAGAGTGAACTGAGCATCACAGTGAAGAAGGAGGACAAAGATGCTAAGTTCTACTGCGAGGCCACCTACTTTGTTCCCGCAGAAACCAGGATGACTGAGTCTAACTTTACTACTATCACTGTATACT acCCCTCCACTGAAGTCAATATGTGGGTGGAGTCACCAAAGGGCAAAATCAAGGAGGGGGACTCAATCGAGCTTCACTGCTATGGCAACGGGAATAAGCCATCCTCAGCCTTTTCTATCAGGCACAAAGAAGT TGAGATGCAAATGGACTCCAATATGTTGGTGCTGAATAATGTGACTCGTCTACACAGTGGAGAGTACACGTGTGTCTGTCTGGACACAGACACCTATGAAGAGATCTCCAAGGCTATGAATTTGTCTGTTAACT aTCTTGATGCTGCTGTGGTGCGTCCTAAAGATTCTGCTGAGCTGGCCCAAGGAGCGGAACTGACGGCCACCTGCAATGCCCTCTCTTCTCTCGAGACACAAACAACCTGGTTTAag GATGGACAGCAGGTTTCAAAAGGACACACCTTGACCCTGAAGGATGCAACGTTCAATGCTGCAGGGACGTATATGTGTGTGGTGACTGTCCCTGAGATCGATGGAATGGAAACCAGCGGGACGCTTCATGTTTATGTCCAGA gtcCCCCAGAGATCATAAGGCCGGACAACACGGAGATAGAGGAGAGTTTGGAGAATACAGTCGACCTGAGCTGCCATGTCAGAGGCTTCCCTACTCCAAGTGTTACCTGGACCACCTCTGATGGAAAG GTCCTCAAGACGGTGTCCCAACAAGAGATCAAAGAGGGCGTCCTCATCAGTATGGTCAATTTCAAGGTGACCTCTGACATCACCGCCTTCTGCAATGCCTCCAACGAGTACGGCTCTGACTCGGTGGCCTTCAACATCAAAGCCA TCAAAGGAGAAACAGCTATGCCACCAAAGAAAATCAAGAAAG AGAGCAGTGGTGTTATCATTGCAGTCATCATTATCTGCATCCTGCTGCTGGCCGTCTTGGGGAGCGTGCTCTACTTCCTCTACAAAAAGGGCAAGATCTGTGGCCGATCCGGCAAGCAAGACCT CACCAAAGAGAAATCCAACAAAGATAACATTGTGGTAGAAATGAAGAGCGACAACACGGAGGAAGCTGTGCTCCTCGGGGTCAATGGAGAAAAACAACCTTAG
- the mcamb gene encoding melanoma cell adhesion molecule b isoform X4 has product MAVRDIGALLVGLLVLFHTWGAWALVEVNMEDRVEVFRGETAQITCMFTSDDGIGGVFIQWFYVTGGERQRIYYQDSTMKVVDRGTRFTDRISVNGTGATGGVVLTIMDVQLKDELEFICLVKGLTDGVAEGRTKLKVFVIPDHPIIEGVQEGISIDQGSPSKIATCKVKNGYPKPNITWYRNNMPLQSNHDGVMVVLRSTVESSGLFSVESELSITVKKEDKDAKFYCEATYFVPAETRMTESNFTTITVYYPSTEVNMWVESPKGKIKEGDSIELHCYGNGNKPSSAFSIRHKEVEMQMDSNMLVLNNVTRLHSGEYTCVCLDTDTYEEISKAMNLSVNYLDAAVVRPKDSAELAQGAELTATCNALSSLETQTTWFKDGQQVSKGHTLTLKDATFNAAGTYMCVVTVPEIDGMETSGTLHVYVQSPPEIIRPDNTEIEESLENTVDLSCHVRGFPTPSVTWTTSDGKVLKTVSQQEIKEGVLISMVNFKVTSDITAFCNASNEYGSDSVAFNIKAKSSGVIIAVIIICILLLAVLGSVLYFLYKKGKICGRSGKQDLTKEKSNKDNIVVEMKSDNTEEAVLLGVNGEKQP; this is encoded by the exons CATGGGCTCTTGTGGAGGTGAACATGGAGGACAGAGTAGAGGTTTTCAGGGGAGAAACAGCTCAGATCACCTGCATGTTCACATCGGATGACGGCATCGGCGGAGTTTTCATACAGTGGTTCTAT GTGACAGGTGGTGAGAGGCAGAGGATCTACTATCAGGACAGCACCATGAAGGTCGTAGACCGAGGCACACGATTCACAGATCGGATCAGTGTGAATGGGACCGGAGCCACAGGAGGGGTGGTTTTGACTATCATGGATGTGCAGCTGAAAGATGAACTGGAATTCATCTGTCTCGTCAAAGGTCTAACAGATGGAGTTGCGGAGGGACGGACAAAGCTGAAGGTGTTTG TAATACCCGACCATCCCATCATTGAGGGTGTTCAAGAAGGGATTTCAATCGACCAAGGCAGCCCATCCAAG ATTGCGACCTGCAAGGTCAAAAATGGCTACCCCAAGCCAAACATCACTTGGTACAGAAACAACATGCCACTACAAAGTAATCATGATG GGGTAATGGTGGTGCTAAGAAGCACTGTTGAATCCAGCGGTTTGTTCTCAGTGGAGAGTGAACTGAGCATCACAGTGAAGAAGGAGGACAAAGATGCTAAGTTCTACTGCGAGGCCACCTACTTTGTTCCCGCAGAAACCAGGATGACTGAGTCTAACTTTACTACTATCACTGTATACT acCCCTCCACTGAAGTCAATATGTGGGTGGAGTCACCAAAGGGCAAAATCAAGGAGGGGGACTCAATCGAGCTTCACTGCTATGGCAACGGGAATAAGCCATCCTCAGCCTTTTCTATCAGGCACAAAGAAGT TGAGATGCAAATGGACTCCAATATGTTGGTGCTGAATAATGTGACTCGTCTACACAGTGGAGAGTACACGTGTGTCTGTCTGGACACAGACACCTATGAAGAGATCTCCAAGGCTATGAATTTGTCTGTTAACT aTCTTGATGCTGCTGTGGTGCGTCCTAAAGATTCTGCTGAGCTGGCCCAAGGAGCGGAACTGACGGCCACCTGCAATGCCCTCTCTTCTCTCGAGACACAAACAACCTGGTTTAag GATGGACAGCAGGTTTCAAAAGGACACACCTTGACCCTGAAGGATGCAACGTTCAATGCTGCAGGGACGTATATGTGTGTGGTGACTGTCCCTGAGATCGATGGAATGGAAACCAGCGGGACGCTTCATGTTTATGTCCAGA gtcCCCCAGAGATCATAAGGCCGGACAACACGGAGATAGAGGAGAGTTTGGAGAATACAGTCGACCTGAGCTGCCATGTCAGAGGCTTCCCTACTCCAAGTGTTACCTGGACCACCTCTGATGGAAAG GTCCTCAAGACGGTGTCCCAACAAGAGATCAAAGAGGGCGTCCTCATCAGTATGGTCAATTTCAAGGTGACCTCTGACATCACCGCCTTCTGCAATGCCTCCAACGAGTACGGCTCTGACTCGGTGGCCTTCAACATCAAAGCCA AGAGCAGTGGTGTTATCATTGCAGTCATCATTATCTGCATCCTGCTGCTGGCCGTCTTGGGGAGCGTGCTCTACTTCCTCTACAAAAAGGGCAAGATCTGTGGCCGATCCGGCAAGCAAGACCT CACCAAAGAGAAATCCAACAAAGATAACATTGTGGTAGAAATGAAGAGCGACAACACGGAGGAAGCTGTGCTCCTCGGGGTCAATGGAGAAAAACAACCTTAG